The Rosa chinensis cultivar Old Blush chromosome 7, RchiOBHm-V2, whole genome shotgun sequence DNA segment gtAGGACTTTACCCATTGGTTTGGTATTGTAGCGTCGATTCCTCCAAATTTGGCTTCCGACGCAGAAGGGGTTGACCTCTTGGGATGAATTTGAATTGAATCATTTGATATAGAACACATGCACAATTCATTAAGAAGAAGAGCCGCCTCCCTCTTCTTCGTCTTTTCATCTTGTCCAACTCCAAttaagggtttttgttaccGTGAGAGTTGAATTGATGGCTGCGGTGGGTAAGGAAGAAGTGGGGTACCACACTACCACAGTGACCCAGAGGAGGCCAAACGATTGCTGGCGATGCTAAGGGGCCAGCGACGAGGGACGATGAGGAAGGTGAAGGAGAGGGGAGGGAGAAATCATGGGATCAGCCCGGATCGAAGAAATCCATATGTTGAGCCTCAAAAATAGTATTCAgcaagattgaaactttggaaGAAGGTGTCCTCGAAAATCCTCTGGAGTCTGGAGAAGAAGGGagagaacaaaaagagaaaagaaagaaaggaagaagaaaagaaagaaacgtCGTCTAGCCCAATTTTTGGATAATTAATAATCAGATGCTGATGTGAATTATTTATGTGGCCTTTAGATTTCGACTAAACGGTTGAGATTGACAATCAAGGATAAACCAGGGTGAAAAGAGTTAAGGAGAGAATCCTGATCCGTTATTCAAATAATTAAAGACATTACAactataatatatattttaggATCATTGAAACCTTACAACCGTGGAATCATCCTTGCAACATTAATATTAGCAGATTTAGTGTTATTTATATTTCCCACTATCTCCGACGATGTCATCTTCTCGAGTTCCTGCTGAAATCTCGCCATACTCCACGATGGCAAGCACACTGGCACCAAAATCCCgtcctctttttcctttttgtgcTGAATATAGAAACTAAGAAATTTCAAGGCCTTGGCAGATCCAGAAAACGTTGGCTCTCCCCACCCCAAGTTGACATCTCCAATGCGGGTACGTCTATTATCTGAAACTGTGAAGTTCCCGGTCAATGTATATGGAGGCCGTCCTCTTATGACCATCAGATCTGCCACTGATCTCATGTACTCTTCATTCATTTCATCTTTTGCCTTCATCACCAACTCCAGTGCATATCCCAACGGACTTTCACACAATTGTTTCACTCCCGAAACAGCAGCTGGGTATGCGAATGCATTGCCGTAGTAACCCAAAGGAAGACGTAGACTGTTGCGCTTCCCACGTGCATTGACTATGCATGAAACCCGAACAACCTGTTCCGGATTAAGTTGTAGTGCAACTGTGCGGCACTTCCACAAACACGATGTTATAAGGTCGAATGTAGAGCAATTGGAAAGGTGTGGTGGAAGATGTTTCTTCATGGCCCTTATCTCATTGGGACCAAAGTAGAAAGATTTTTGCACCATTACTGCCGCATCAGAGCCCTCATCTGAGTAGTCATCAATAATTTCCTCGTATTCGTGATGTATACATGTAATTCGTGGTGGATCTCGGGCATTCAAGACCTCTCGCTCCCACACTGGTGGAATAGATGGTGCACTTTTTCCTTGAACCATCTCCCCTACAGTGTTCAAGAACTGGACCAATCCAGGCGCATCACACATTGTATGGTTCAGGCGCAATGCAAATATGAAACCTCCGCATCTCAAAATTGTCATCTAGCAAATATGGTTTAGTCAGCGATTTTTATCTTCATGTTCTTATTATCATCATTAGAGAAAATTATAGTTTAGTGCTGTGCTGCATGAAAAAAGAGGAtatatctagctagctagtaaTAACCTGTAATAATTTATTGTATCTGTTGACTTACCTGAACTAACAACAAAGGGCAACCAAGAATGCCATCCGAGCCCGGGACATTACATAGGAAGTCCTCTAACACAGGGCAAGGGGGTAGAATAGCATCTCCAATTTCCTCGAGAGTAACGTCAGCATTAGCCCCAACGAACAAGACACCTTCTCCGTTGCAATCCACCATAAGCTTTCTGTTAGGCCCTTCCCTGAGCCTACCTGCCAAAGGGTAGTAATACACCAAGGCCCTACTTATTGCTTCCCTGATCACCTGAATAGGGTCTTTTCGGTTCGACATTGAAGGATTGTTCTTGTAGGCGATGATGACTGGTAACTGAAACCTAAGGCCTTGCTGGTCATCTATATCTGACAGCATCTTTGTTTCACTAGGAGTTGGCCTTGCCGGAGTTATAAGTTGTGGCTGGGTTCGATTAACCTGAAATACTAAGGAGCATGGCAACGCCATGGCTTGATAATCAAAACCTTCACAAAGAAAATAGTGTTGAATGAGAGGATAGTGTTGGATGACCACATGAAAACTACAAGATCGATAAATTTAGTAgctatatatagaaaagatGCTAGAGGATACTTCTGTAAGC contains these protein-coding regions:
- the LOC112177777 gene encoding alcohol acyl transferase 1 allele RGa, with protein sequence MALPCSLVFQVNRTQPQLITPARPTPSETKMLSDIDDQQGLRFQLPVIIAYKNNPSMSNRKDPIQVIREAISRALVYYYPLAGRLREGPNRKLMVDCNGEGVLFVGANADVTLEEIGDAILPPCPVLEDFLCNVPGSDGILGCPLLLVQMTILRCGGFIFALRLNHTMCDAPGLVQFLNTVGEMVQGKSAPSIPPVWEREVLNARDPPRITCIHHEYEEIIDDYSDEGSDAAVMVQKSFYFGPNEIRAMKKHLPPHLSNCSTFDLITSCLWKCRTVALQLNPEQVVRVSCIVNARGKRNSLRLPLGYYGNAFAYPAAVSGVKQLCESPLGYALELVMKAKDEMNEEYMRSVADLMVIRGRPPYTLTGNFTVSDNRRTRIGDVNLGWGEPTFSGSAKALKFLSFYIQHKKEKEDGILVPVCLPSWSMARFQQELEKMTSSEIVGNINNTKSANINVARMIPRL